One Euphorbia lathyris chromosome 1, ddEupLath1.1, whole genome shotgun sequence DNA segment encodes these proteins:
- the LOC136229105 gene encoding uncharacterized protein At4g14100-like: MACAPFSLLLITLLISSNYILSTSSKSAEDPTPHPWPHQFHSILFMNNTAGNLQVVDLWYDWPKGRNFNIIQNQLGKLLYDLEWNNGTSYIYTLDSNQECKVLHFPVGILRPNWLQNATYLGQKKVDGFLCNVWEKVDFIWYYEDVITKRPVHWVFFTGMVAHVMTFEVGAVLEDDKWQAPVYCFKEEEEKINQVESVVVDVGSSWGLINDLSM, encoded by the exons ATGGCTTGTGCTCCCTTTTCTCTCTTATTAATCACCCTCTTAATCTCCTCAAACTACATCTTATCAACATCATCAAAATCTGCAGAAGACCCAACACCACACCCATGGCCACATCAATTCCACTCAATACTCTTCATGAACAACACCGCCGGCAATCTCCAAGTGGTAGACCTCTGGTACGACTGGCCAAAAGGCCGAAACTTcaacataatccaaaatcaGCTAGGGAAGCTCCTTTACGACCTTGAGTGGAACAATGGCACATCTTATATCTACACCTTAGACTCCAATCAGGAATGCAAGGTTCTGCATTTTCCGGTAGGGATTCTGAGACCCAATTGGCTCCAAAACGCTACCTATTTGGGTCAGAAGAAAGTAGATGGCTTTCTCTGCAATGTTTGGGAGAAAGTTGATTTCATTTGGTACTATGAGGATGTGATTACTAAGAGGCCTGTTCATTGGGTCTTTTTTACAG GGATGGTTGCTCATGTGATGACTTTTGAAGTGGGAGCTGTGTTAGAGGATGACAAGTGGCAGGCTCCTGTTTATTGTTtcaaggaggaggaggagaagattAATCAAGTTGAATCCGTGGTGGTTGATGTTGGATCATCTTGGGGTTTGATTAATGATCTATCTATGTAG
- the LOC136227483 gene encoding succinate dehydrogenase assembly factor 2, mitochondrial, whose amino-acid sequence MAGYRRSLLHARRLLNASAAPSRSSIASSSPIYAESPFRSQYSWFSRYSTTVSNNDMQSLHIDLSNQESRRRLCNRLLYRSRQRGFLELDLVLGKWVEEHIDSMDENGIKSLVQVLDLENPDLWKWLTGQEQPPEAVNINPVFLAIRDKIMNNLNSYAAPETRSIPGQPWVRGWDDIKKYPGNPVSGNQ is encoded by the exons ATGGCCGGTTACAGAAGATCCTTGCTTCACGCTCGCCGCCTCCTCAATGCCTCCGCCGCACCCAGTCGGAGCTCGATCGCTTCTTCCTCTCCTATTTACGCAGAATCCCCTTTCAG GTCTCAGTACAGTTGGTTTTCACGTTATTCTACTACTGTTAGCAATAATGATATGCAATCACTACATATAGACCTCTCCAATCAAGAAAGCAGAAGGCGTTTATGTAACAG GCTGTTGTACAGGAGCAGACAAAGAGGGTTTCTCGAGCTGGATTTAGTTCTGGGGAAATGGGTAGAAGAGCATATTGATTCTATGGACGAGAATGGCATTAAATCCCTTGTTCAAGTCCTTGATTTG GAAAATCCAGATCTCTGGAAGTGGTTAACTGGTCAGGAGCAACCCCCAGAGGCAGTGAATATAAATCCT GTTTTTTTGGCAATTCGTGATAAGATCATGAACAACCTCAACAGCTATGCTGCTCCGGAGACACGTTCAATACCTGGACAGCCATGGGTAAGGGGATGGGATGACATTAAGAAATATCCTGGCAATCCTGTTTCTGGGAATCAGTAG